From Dasypus novemcinctus isolate mDasNov1 chromosome 19, mDasNov1.1.hap2, whole genome shotgun sequence, a single genomic window includes:
- the LOC131274671 gene encoding endogenous retrovirus group K member 113 Gag polyprotein-like — protein sequence MGGRLSSRQAPQVRALAGLLDTNGVRVSLRQLQKYWDLLLPFNPWLATCHLWSPETYTRLIDRVTSLMKNDGRSFPLGLLPMLVAIHACLLGAPAPKDAYYSDSRGPKQPPNCDSEKGESSPNDSDNESLSDQLNADLERNPPKGHCPQDGELPPSSSLKKGRFPPGHQDGELPPSSSLKKGRFPPGHQDGELPPSSPLERGKSPPEGQVGGNSSSLYPPLPVMAPSWGNPEGGPPPSYKLPEVLRPPFGGPPEGGPAPSWGHAEAARPSAPSWVDTDTWTDSGGPPRHAGGPPTHLLTASPPLPREQPSPTGWGQPQCAPCTPHLYPLNANPTAQCPHDWYPFTPNEIKNLQHAVKEDGLGSPYAQQLLEELGTQLVIPYDWVSLGHSILTPGQFIEWRAHFQAEAERRVAENARAGIQDPTDAYTGTGRYTDPNRYWNAPPGFWLRLREVALRAFRSAATSRPQKFTQLTQGKDEEFSTFVSRVAEACKCKVVREQAQLALARELILEGANEVCRQVILTMRDKGCMTGSWPVATLIHKPPL from the coding sequence atgggcgggcgtctatcttcccgccaagcgccgcaagtcagggcACTTGCTGGCCTCTTAGACACTAATGGCGTCAGGGTTTCCCTGCGCCAACTGCAAAAGTACTGGGACCTCCTTCTACCCTTCAATCCGTGGCTggccacctgccacctttggagcccagaAACTTACACGCGCCTAATTGATCGCGTTACCTCCTTGATGAAGAATGACGGCAGGTCGTTCCCCCTGGGCCTTCTGCCCATGCTCGTGGCCATCCATGCTTGTCTTCTCGGCGCGCCCGCTCCAAAAGACGCCTATTACAGCGACTCGCGAGGCCCAAAGCAACCCCCCAATTGTGACTCTGAAAAGGGGGAGTCGTCTCCCAACGACTCTGACAACGAGTCTCTGTCAGATCAGCTTAACGCCGATCTTGAGCGGAACCCTCCTAAGGGCCACTGCCctcaagatggcgaacttcctccttcttcttcactCAAAAAGGGGAGGTTCCCACCGGGGcaccaagatggcgaacttcctccttcttcttcactCAAAAAGGGGAGGTTCCCACCGGGGcaccaagatggcgaacttcctccttcttctccgcTTGAAAGGGGGAAGTCCCCGCCAGAGGGGCAGGTGGGCGGAAACTCCAGCTCCCTATACCCGCCCCTTCCTGTCATGGCGCCATCTTGGGGCAACCCAGAGGGTGGGCCACCACCATCTTATAAGCTGCCGGAAGTGCTGCGGCCGCCATTTGGTGGTCCGCCGGAGGGAGGGCCAGCGCCATCTTGGGGACATGCAGAGGCAGCGAGGCCGTCGGCACCATCCTGGGTGGACACTGATACTTGGACAGACTCTGGGGGCCCACCACGCCATGCCGGCGGCCCCCCCACTCACCTGCTCACGGCATCGCCGCCTCTCCCCCGAGAGCAGCCTAGTCCCACAGGCTGGGGCCAGCCTCAGTGCGCTCCGTGCACTCCGCACCTCTATCCGCTGAATGCCAACCCGACAGCGCAGTGCCCGCATGACTGGTATCCCTTCACTCCCAACGAAATCAAGAACCTCCAGCAcgcagtgaaggaggatggtcttGGTAGCCCATACGCTCAGCAACTCTTGGAGGAGCTCGGCACACAGCTGGTCATCCCGTATGATTGGGTCTCCCTGGGTCATTCCATTCTAACCCCAGGACAGTTCATTGAATGGAGAGCACATTTCCAGGCAGAGGCAGAAAGGCGTGTTGCTGAGAACGCCAGGGCAGGCATTCAAGACCCTACGGACGCGTACACCGGCACTGGACGGTACACTGACCCCAATCGCTACTGGAATGCCCCGCCTGGCTTTTGGCTTCGGCTCCGGGAAGTCGCCCTCCGAGCCTTCCGCAGCGCCGCCACCTCTCGGCCTCAGAAATTCACCCAACTGACACAGGGCAAGGATGAAGAGTTCTCTACCTTCGTCTCAAGAGTTGCTGAGGCCTGCAAGTGTAAAGTTGTCAGGGAGCAAGCCCAGCTAGCTCTCGCCAGAGAGCTCATCTTAGAGGGAGCGAATGAGGTTTGCAGACAGGTCATCCTCACCATGAGAGACAAAGGGTGCATGACTGGGTCTTGGCCTGTTGCAACCTTGATCCACAAGCCACCTCTCTAG
- the LOC131274672 gene encoding endogenous retrovirus group K member 18 Pro protein-like: protein MWTVPIRGTKPLVELKVEGQWLEGLLDSGAEISCIPFEVAAFNHWALEQGPQVIGAMGSSDSWRCATAIKWEDREGRHGHFHPLILSTISNILWGRDILEQTGAILTMAASTVQKSPQY, encoded by the coding sequence ATGTGGACTGTTCCCATTAGAGGGACAAAGCCCCTCGTGGAGCTTAAAGTAGAAGGCCAATGGCTAGAAGGTCTACTCGACTCCGGAGcagaaatctcctgcatcccgtTTGAGGTTGCTGCCTTCAACCACTGGGCCCTTGAGCAAGGGCCACAAGTCATTGGAGCTATGGGCTCCTCCGACTCCTGGAGGTGTGCCACTGCCATCAAGTGGGAGGACAGAGAAGGCCGCCATGGCCACTTCCACCCCCTCATACTCTCCACCATCTCAAACATTCTCTGGGGCCGAGACATCCTCGAACAGACGGGAGCAATTCTCACCATGGCAGCCTCCACAGTCCAAAAGTCCCCCCAATACTAA